The window ACACTGTATATATCAGTATTGCGTCCCTGGAGCATGTTCATACCATGAAATAAAATCCTTGATTCCTAGTTCTACCTCTGTGCatgtttttcaaataactttataCATATAGCATCTTTCTAACTCAGTTGAATCGGAAGGTACGTCAGGAAGGGTGGCTAAAATAGTCTGTATAGCTCTGTGATATACAGCACTTACTGGAGAAGTTAGAGAAGTGAGTTTGGGGTGCGTGGGGTACCCCCATTGCCAAGCCCCAGGGCAGTGGGCAACAAGCTCCTGTGGAAGAGGTAGGCAGGGCAGAACAAGAGGATGCTTTGCAAGACTCCGGACAAGATCAGGGGGATGAGGCCGGTCTGCAGACCAGGAGATGTGCCCCAAGGGGCTGATGAGCCCCTTGTTCAAGCCTGTCCTGTGCTGGGGTTGTCCTGAGCTGccctgggggaaggggagagcccAGCTGAGCCAGAGCAGCTGCTTGTCCACCGACACAGTCGGTGCTCACGTGTTCTGCCTCCTCTTGCATACGTGCACTGCATAGGTGGTACAGCTGATGGGGAGAAGGCTTTTCACACTGTTCTGGCTTTTAAAACTGTCCTTGTGCTACATGGCAAGCCTGTCACACCCTGTATTTGTGCAGATGGTGTGAATTTACCTGCAGTAATTGGAAACGTTcagctctgtttcctttgctGCATAAGCTGTATTGATCTGCAGTGCGTTTCTTCCTCTGGAAGACATTTCAGCCTGCTCATGTAGCAGGTAACAGGTTTTTTGTGGTCTGCTAACTTTGCAGCTCCCGAGTATTGTGACTCAGTTGATGCACGAACCAAACCCTGCACAGTCCTGGGACTTTCCAAAGTGCTCTCCCACGCTGTGCCAAAGTTGCAAAAGGGTAGACACCTAAATACCTGCAAGACTCCGGTCCCTTGTTGTTAGAGAGACTTTAACCACCACCCAggtctgctgcaggctggagtCATCCCTTCAACAGTGCAGTTTTGCTCCCTGTTGCTATTTCTgtcactgctgttgctgctggagcctCTTTACTCCTGCACcacaaagggctatgccatataTAActggcatatatatataaatgtatggTTATAATATAAATACAGGCTATAACTAGGCTGTGAGGTGAGAACTAAGGGCCTGCTTAGCTACAGACCTGGCATCTGCCTTTGCAGCTCTAGCACACTTTTGAGTTTACAGCTTTCAGAAGCAAGCCCTGTATGTGGCCTGTCTTCTCCAACCAGGCTTCTCTTGGGCTTTTTCCCTCTGCTTAGACCTGCTTTCCTGGTGTTAGTACAAGCCTTAACCCCATAGCAGGACAAATACTTTGTTTCAGTAACTCTTGCCAGCACCACCCTTGTGCTAGTGGGCTCTGGACTCTGTTCACTGTAGCCCTGTGTATTTCTTGCAGCTTTTATGGCAAAGTAacaaaaattacttctgatttcATGGTTTTAAACCCCCTTATTCCTAAAGCCCCAGTTCCATCTAGAAACCTGTCGCTGCTCAGCTCTCTGGAGTCAGCGCTGCCCCTCTGTGCCCTGCTTTCCAACCCAGTCACAAACGTGCCCCTTTCCAACAACGTGGATAGAAAATAcccatccttccttccctgctctgccGTTTCCCCCTGTTGCCATCAGCCTGGTTCCCGTTGCTTCAGGACTGGCCTCGGTGCTCTGTCCCATGGCTCCCTCTGGGGCCCCTCGGCATTTCAGCTGGGGCGGTGGGAGAGGGCTGAGCGGGTCTCCCCGGGAGCTGGGGGCTCCTCGGCTCGTAGGTGCTGCCAGCCGGGTCCTGCAGCCCAGTGCCCCATGCTCCAGCCGGCACCTTCGAGCTCTCAAACCCCCTCCCGCGCTCTCCAGTTTCTGGCCGAGAAACATTTTATGCAATACCAGCAAAGTTAgtccaaaaatacatttatttaaagaattattataaataatgtttgaaaaatacagtGTCAttatagtttaaaaagaaaacaacaaacaaaaaaacaaactgtgttttttcacttCAAACTCTACTCTTTTACTAATCGCTGGAGGACTCTGCGTAAGTCCACTAGAAAATCATTCAGTGAAGTAGTGTTGCCTGCTGCCACGGGGCACGGTgcctgtaagagaaaaaaaatggccaTTAGGATGCTTGCTGGGGGAGGGAtctgcttctccagcctgctCTGGGCTGGTAGCGGTGGTGTGGGAGAGGACTGGGTGAAAGCAAACACGGGGACCCAGGGAGAAGCCGGGACGTGCAGAACGCTTGAGGGCTGTACGGCCCCGGCGCGGTCGgtgggcagcgaggggagagcctTGCCTTACCTTGTGGACTGCGCTCTTCCTTCGGACGAGTTGGAGCAAGTTGAGGTAAATGCCCTCCAGGTGCCTGTGGCAGCTCCGGCCCTCCCAGGCGACTGTGGTGGCTTTGCATAAGACCTCCATATCGTCGTCTTTCTGGGAAAAGACGCACGTGGCTTTTTTAGAAACCCTTTTGTACAGTCCCGGCTTTGTAAGCAGTAGATTAAAACAGCGCAAGTAACGCAGTTCTGTTCTAAACGGCGGGTACAAAGTACAGCTCGAGATGTCCAAGCCTCCCCTGGAGCTTCCCAGCCGTGTGGGTGCGCACACGGGGCTGTTCCCGTCCCCGGCGAGGAGGGTGCCGTCGGCCGCTGGTGAGGAGTCGTGGCAGAGTTTGGCGCGGCAGCGAGCACCCACGTGCTTAGAGCATCGTGCTCCCGGCGTGGGCGCGAACGTGGGACCCGGGGGTGGGACCCTGTGCTCGGGCAGCTGCTCCCTGTGGGGTCCCGCGGGAATGAAGCCGGAGGGAATATGGGAGGCTCTATGGGAATGACAAAAGCCCTTGGGAAGAGGTTGCCTCCGTCAGGTGCTTTGAGTAGTAAAGCCCTGCAGCGCTGACACGCGGAAGACGAGGAGCTAATAAGCAAAGTGCTGGCGGTAATAAGAAAACTATTCAGTTGTCTTCCCTGGGGACATTCCCGAGGCCACCTTGCTGCAGGAGCGCGGGGAGGTTGCCGAGAGCTCTGCCCGCTCCGAGTTCCTCAGCTTTCACCCAAATGGCCCCACCAAATAAGCGACCGGCCCGTCCCCGTGAGCGCGGCCGGGTCCGCGGGTGTTGGGTCCTGCGGGATCCCGGGCGTCTCTTCTCGCTCCCAGGGCCGGTCCCTGTGGCAGGAGGGGGGCGGGGACCCCTCCGAGGGGGTGCTCAGCCCCCCAAGGGAGGCTGCTGCACCCCTCGCCTGCCGCCTGCCCGTGCAGCGCGAGGTGAGGGCATGGGCTTTCTGTGAAAACAGGAACTCTGGTGCCGGAGAGCTTGGCTTAGGCAGcaattttcagagcagaaataggCTTTATTATCTGCTATTAAATCTTCTGCTAACTGAAGAGCCTTCCCCCAGATAAGGGGCTAAAGAGGGATAGTATGTCTAACCAGAGCTCGAGATGCTGCGCGATAGGCGTGTGTGGGTGTCTGTGAGACGGTGACACACCGCTCCAAGGCAAAGGAAGAagttcctctcttcctttctgaaaagcttgaaaaaccCTGTATGCTGCTAAAACACACGGTGCCATTCCCGCCTGCCCCTCTGGCCTCCCCCTCGCCTGCGGGGTGGCCGGGAGCAGCCGATGCTGCTTCGGCTGGAGGCGGAGATGGGCGCGGGAAGGTGAGGGCACCCGTGCTGGGCACCGGGAGCGGCGAGGACCAGCCTGGCAGCCCAGCATCGCTGCTCGGGGCTCGCGATGGGCTCCTTGCTTCCGTGCAGTGCCGCACCGGTACGGGCAGGACTCCCAGGGCTTCACGTCTGCCTCCTGGCTGCCCCGTGCTCTCCTCCGGCCCCCAGCAGCCTCTCCCAGTACCCATGGTGGCCGTATGATTGTTTTCGAAGAAGGAcgagttaatttttttctctcttacctTATCTCCTGCAAAAATACTCGTCACGTTCATCTTGTCACAGGAAACCTTTATCAAGACACAAAGGAGAGGGAGCGATCAGGCTAGAGAAACCACTAACGTGGATCCATCCCGACGCGCGCGCACACGGGCGCACACCCGTCCGTCTGTCCGCCCGCTCTGGGCCCCGGGAGCGCCGTGAGCCATGCGCTCTGCCTCGGCGCTGCACGCTCAGCACCTTTCTTTGACTCAGCATCGCTCTTGCTGAGCCCGGCGAAACAATCTGTCCCTCCCATCGGCGGGTAAAGGCTGAGCCGTGCGAACGAGCCCTACCTTCGTCTCCAGGAGCTCGCTCAGCAGCCTGATGCTCTCCTTCAGGAAGTTGGAGGTCTGCAGCAGAGCGGCCCTGTGGCCCTGGCAGGCCGACAGCGCCAGGAAGACGAGCAGGACTGGGACCGGGATGCTCATGGCCTGCTCGGGCTGAACCCCTCAGCTCGCAGTTTCTGGATATTTTGGTGATCTATACCTGTGTGTGCTTTTCTGGAAGAAACATCTCAATTTATGGCTGTAAAATTGCTGAACCTGtaggaaaaacttatttttcccttATCTGCACTTTCCAAAGTTGCTCCTATCCAATTAGGACAACAGGTCTTTTTTGTAGAAGTCAAGATTTTCTTCTGATCTTGCATTACGTTTCAACGTAGGAAATTTCCACCGTAAGATAACAGTGGTAGGAGTCAGGTcacatacaaaagaaaagtatGTAAACTGCCTGGCTTGGGGATTCGTCATTTCTCCGTATCCTAAGACTTCCTCTACACCAGGAGGTGGAAGTGGCCAGACTGGGGAGACCACGGATCTGACCGCGCTCAAATAAGggagctttgcttttttttctctaacgATCCTGCGAGCTCTTCCATCTCGCGTTTCATTTGAATATCTCCAAATCATGCAAAGCATCCTTCATCTGCATACCATTTTCTGTCTACGGTTATCTTAACCTGCGCTCGGGGAGAAACAGAAAGCgcggcagagccctgcctggggccCGCGGGGACAAAAACCTCCGGGGTAGGAGCGGGGCATCGCcgcctcccggggccggggcgttTATGGAGAGCTGGGGGCTCTCCTGGCCAAACGGGACCCCCCGAAACAGCGTGATCCTGCCTGCGGCACCCTGCGGGGACGTGGGCGAGGGACGGGAGCCGGTGGTGCCGCGGCAGCCGTGCCCAGGAGCCCCGGCGCTCGCGTGGGAAAACGGGGTTTTGCGACTCCGGTCCAGCACCCGGCGTCTCGGCGAGCTGGAGGCTGCCCCGGCCCGTCCTGCCCTGCTCGGGCAAAAGCCTGCGCGAGGTTCAGGCGATGGGCTCGCCGGCATCACCGACCGGCGCTGCCGCAGGAAATCACGCTGAGAAATTAGCTGAGCTGGGAAACTTCGGAGTTTTGTAATAACTAATAGGTATTTTTCTAACTCAAATAGCAACTTGCCATCAGATGCTTGATAAGAGTCGCGATTTATCCAGGAGCAGCCAGACTGAGAGTAATTTTGTTTGTCTAATTACGAAATGCCCCAGATGAAGTTAGTGCCACTGACTCAGAAAGACCTTTGCGAGGGATTTGCAGCGGAGTGCTGCGCCGTTTCCTACCTGCACCGCTCTCGATGGAGAGCAGATAAGCGAGCGGGAACGTGCCGCGCCGGCAGCGGCCTCCGCGGATggcggccgtggggccgggcTCCTCGCCGGGATGCCTGAAGCCGCCCCGCGGGTCTGGGACGGGGGGTGGTGGCAGGCTCCCTGCCTAAAAGTGGTGCTGGAGaaggggatggaggtggtggctCCATCCTGCAGCCGCAGTGGTTTCCCCAGTGATCACGGTGGAAAGCTCTAAAACTGgaataaatgaacagaaaacgctaaattaacagaaaaatgtaaccTTTGAGCTACTCGGGCTGAATCATGGTGGAAAACTGCATCACTGTGCGATGGGAAAGTCACCAGTGAAGGGAAAAATTCCCACGTCCTTTCCCGAGGGGGGGATGCGGCCGATGGCAGCGACGGCCCCATCGCTCGCTGGAGGGGCGGCTCGGCCCCGGCGCGGTCCCCGTCTCTGCCCGTGCTGGGCGGGAGGGTCATCTCCAGAGCCCCGGCAGCACCTTCGTCTCGGCGATCTTCAGGGGATGAACCTGCTGCCGCTTCCCCTACCGAAGGCGGGTGCTGGGTTCAGAAACGTGCCCGCAATTTTTCTCCACTGCCACTCTCCCCCTCGTGCTCTGTGGTTTGAAGCATCGCCCCATCCCATGGGGATCCTGCCTGGGCTCCCAGCGCCGGCATCCCCGCAGCCACCGAGCCCTGGGCTCAAGCGCCGGCATCCCCGCAGCCACCGAGCCCTGGGCTCAAGCGCCGGCATCCTCGCAGCCACCGAGCCCTGGGCTCCCAGCACCGGCATCCCCGCAGCCACCGAGCCCTGGGCTCCGCTGAAAGCCACAGCCACCGGCTCTTCCTTGGGGCCAAACCGGAGCGATTCCAGGACAGCCACTGAGAAAGGGCCACGAGGGTTTGCCGGGGCGTAACGTGCTGCCCAGGGTAAATTTCGGCTGGCGGTGGCAGGGACGTTTTGCTGTTTTCGTGCATTTCTGTTGCCTGCCGTGTCTGGTGCTGGTGCCGCTCACGCTGTGGTTTATCCAGAGCAAATCCAAAGGCTGCAGTTAACGCCCCAGCGCATGCATTGACAGCAATTGCCTGCGTTTATAACAATTCCCAGCAGCAGGTTTGCCTATTTATTTCCTGCTCGTGTACCTGCCACCGCCAGAACCCAAGCGGGCGCTCGCCCATGAGCCGGCCCCGTCCCTTCCCTCGCCCACCGGCCCGGGTGCCTTCCCCTGCGTGCAGCACCGCTTTGCCGCCCGCTGGCTCCCGTttcagccctgctgctccccagaccGCGCTCTGCACCCCGACGCGCTCCCCTTCGTCATCGCCCCGTGCGCGAGCCCCTCTTCCCAAAGGCGGACTCTCATCCCCGCTCCTCCAGCTCTTTCCCTTCACCCCGTGTTCTCCTACGCTGCAAGGCGGGTAGGTTCATCGgtgctttttgctttcctgaaaactTGTTCTCGACGGCAGACTGGGTAGATTTGCTGGAAGCTGCCCCCAGAAATGccatccttccccacccccttcccctgtGCCGCCCGCCCAAGGAGGCAGCAGCCCCCGCTGCTCCTCCCTAACTGCcgaagggaagaagaggggaagcGACGGCATAAACCATTGGTGCCAAGAGCTCGTTAGTCAGTAGTTTATTGCTTAAGCCCTGAGACACTTTTATAACATCAGTGCAAAGtcgaaatggaggaaaaaaaaaaaaaaaaagacatccaaCTACATGATAATCTGAATATATTAACTCTGTCgtcatacaaatattttaaatagagggAAGAACAATAAATTACGAATCAGCACACATTCATTTGTTGTCGTGGAAAGGCAATTAGGCACTAATAGTTCCCTAAGAATGAGGTAGCGGTATTTTAAATATGACTGTGTTCCACAGAACTACTCTTctataagttaaaaataaaacacctaTTCTGAATActggcttttcctttttgttttgggTCCCAAGCGAAGAAAAGCTTTCAACAGCCCGGACTTTTTGGTCTTGAATCTTTAGATTACACaatataaaaataagttatttaaataaaatataataataaataaacgCTAGAAGTATGATGCCGATGAGCACCCATTAGATCCAAAGTTATCCTACAGACTCTCCTGCCTTCACTGTTAATAACTTAAAAGCCCACTGACAAGGTCAAAGACACGCTCAAGGCAGCGTTAACAGTTCTGGCCGGCGGCgaggcagccccctccctccgcTGTTTCCCTCCCGGCTTTGGCTCTCGGCCGCTGCACTTCCCCAGCTCCGCTCCCGCTGGGCGCCGGCGGGGACTCGGCCCCCCCGGGCTGCCGTAGCGAAAAACGCATCATTTCAACCTAGATTGCGATCGCTTTAGGAAGAGAGGACGATTATGAAGAAGCCTCCCTTCATTAAGAGGAACAGGAAGCAGAtaacttggttttggttttggtaggCGCTGCAGGAGGAGAACAAGTTAAAAGCTCAACCTCCTTGGCTGCCCCGGCCAGGCGTGATGCCCGGCTCCTCCCGGCCAGGCAaaccctcctgccagcctgcccaGGGGCCGCAGCCCTCCCGGGgggtccatccatccatccatccatccatccctcccgaGGGCTCGCAGCCATCCTTCCCGGGgggtccatccatccatccatccatccatccatccatccatcccgaGGGCTCGCAGCCATCCTTCCCGGGgggtccatccatccatccatccatccatccatccatccatccatccctcccgaGGGCTCGCAGCCATCCTTCCCGGGgggtccatccatccatccatccatccatctatccatccatccatccatccctcccgaGGGCTCGCAGCCATCCTTCCTGGGgggtccatccatccatccatccatccatccatccatccatccctcccgaGGGCTCACGTCCTGCCTCGTGCCGGCTGGAAGAGCCGCAGGGCTGCGAGGGAGTGCTAAGGGCAGCGTCGTCCGGACGAGAGCTCTCCTGCAGAGGCTGAGCAATGTCTAACACACGGCACTTGGACAGAAAGCTCGGGAGGTGCCAGGCGCCTGCCGGGAAGGGGACGATTCCCATCACCCGGTCACAGGCAGGCGGCTGAGTGATCCCAGGGGCCCGGCGTACCCGCTGGGACTTGCTTTTAGGATTGCGTTGGGTTTagaagggctggggcagagctgaggAAGTGCATGCAACGAGGAGCAAAACCTATTTTAAGAGCTACGAGCAGTACGATCCCTGGgctcggggcgggcggcggcggctctcgCCGGAGCGGTGCCCGTCTCACTGTGCAGCCGACGTGGCCAGGCGCCTGTACATCCCTTGGGTGAAGTTCCCCAGCGCCGGCAAGAAGTTG is drawn from Mycteria americana isolate JAX WOST 10 ecotype Jacksonville Zoo and Gardens chromosome 8, USCA_MyAme_1.0, whole genome shotgun sequence and contains these coding sequences:
- the LOC142414100 gene encoding uncharacterized protein LOC142414100, whose protein sequence is MLPLLKAAFALLSLLQLIYSRPLTTTSPKLKLSEITHRIQHLNSGVQVPCNDTRVAQVAFTDRKLSEQELLCQAATALTKVTRCKKDYEPFIINLQSLHGKTNCSLSNDNEIYLRNFLPALGNFTQGMYRRLATSAAHKSQRVRRAPGITQPPACDRVMGIVPFPAGAWHLPSFLSKCRVLDIAQPLQESSRPDDAALSTPSQPCGSSSRHEAGPRGGRVPAGAQRERSWGSAAAESQSREGNSGGRGLPRRRPELLTLP
- the LOC142414099 gene encoding interleukin-4-like, giving the protein MSIPVPVLLVFLALSACQGHRAALLQTSNFLKESIRLLSELLETKVSCDKMNVTSIFAGDKKDDDMEVLCKATTVAWEGRSCHRHLEGIYLNLLQLVRRKSAVHKAPCPVAAGNTTSLNDFLVDLRRVLQRLVKE